A window of Rubricoccus marinus contains these coding sequences:
- a CDS encoding YdeI/OmpD-associated family protein: MPEVDPARTLAFASSGDLGRWLRANHATESELWVKVFKKRSGVPSVTWDDIVAESLCWGWIDGIKKSFDDQAYLQRITPRTARSRWSKRNTEHVARLTAEGRMEEPGLRCVRDAKADGRWEAAYAPPSETEVPADFVAALEDRPEAKRVFETLNKSSRYTIAIGLMTAKRPETRRRRFEGFMGMLDRGETPG; encoded by the coding sequence ATGCCTGAAGTCGACCCCGCAAGAACGCTGGCTTTCGCTTCGTCGGGAGACCTCGGTAGGTGGCTCAGGGCCAACCATGCCACCGAGAGCGAGCTCTGGGTCAAGGTGTTCAAGAAGAGGTCCGGGGTCCCGAGCGTCACCTGGGACGATATCGTGGCGGAGAGCCTGTGCTGGGGCTGGATTGACGGAATCAAGAAGTCGTTCGACGATCAGGCCTATCTCCAACGGATCACCCCGAGGACAGCCCGGAGCCGTTGGTCGAAGAGGAACACGGAGCACGTGGCTCGCCTGACGGCCGAGGGGCGGATGGAGGAACCGGGGCTCAGGTGTGTCCGAGACGCGAAAGCGGACGGCCGGTGGGAGGCCGCCTACGCGCCACCGAGCGAGACAGAGGTCCCTGCGGACTTCGTGGCGGCGCTCGAGGACCGGCCGGAGGCGAAGCGGGTGTTCGAGACGCTGAACAAGTCGAGCCGTTACACCATCGCGATCGGGCTGATGACGGCGAAGAGGCCCGAGACCCGACGGAGGAGGTTCGAGGGGTTCATGGGCATGCTGGACCGTGGAGAGACGCCGGGCTAG
- a CDS encoding aspartate carbamoyltransferase catalytic subunit — MSDAIQTPASGRLQHRHLLGLADYSADEIRLILETGRAFRDVLDRPIKRVPSLRGVTCVNLFYESSTRTRLSFELAEKRLSADVVNFSASGSSVSKGETLKDTARNIEAMKIDLVVVRHRSAGAPQFLTRCLDSVIVNAGDGQHEHPTQALLDASTIANLDIPRLPGLSRFDFSGLRVSIIGDIAHSRVARSNIYALTALGAEVTLCGPRTMMPFGIEALGARVTDRLDEALEGCDVAMTLRIQLERQGAGQNGLFPSLREYHDRFGLRGDHLEANPDLWVMHPGPVNLGVELAGEVAESDRAVILSQVTNGVAVRMAVLYLLAGGTAARMQSASGGGE, encoded by the coding sequence ATGAGCGACGCGATCCAGACTCCCGCCAGCGGCCGACTCCAGCACCGGCACCTGCTCGGCTTGGCGGACTACTCCGCCGACGAGATCCGGCTCATTCTCGAAACCGGGCGCGCGTTTCGAGACGTCTTGGATCGCCCCATCAAACGCGTCCCCAGCTTGCGCGGCGTGACGTGCGTCAACCTGTTCTACGAGTCCAGCACGCGCACGCGGCTCTCGTTCGAGTTGGCCGAAAAGCGCCTCTCGGCGGACGTTGTCAACTTCAGCGCCAGCGGCTCCAGCGTGAGCAAGGGCGAGACGCTGAAGGACACCGCGCGCAACATCGAGGCGATGAAGATCGACCTCGTCGTCGTGCGGCACCGGAGCGCGGGCGCGCCGCAGTTCCTCACGCGCTGCCTGGACTCCGTGATCGTCAACGCAGGCGACGGGCAGCACGAGCACCCCACGCAGGCGCTTCTGGACGCGAGCACGATCGCCAACCTGGACATTCCGCGCCTGCCCGGCCTCTCGCGCTTCGATTTCTCTGGGCTCCGCGTCAGCATTATCGGCGACATCGCGCACAGCCGCGTGGCGCGCTCCAACATCTACGCCCTCACCGCGCTCGGCGCCGAGGTCACGCTGTGCGGCCCCCGCACGATGATGCCGTTCGGCATCGAAGCGCTCGGCGCGCGCGTCACAGACCGCTTGGATGAAGCGCTGGAAGGCTGCGACGTGGCCATGACGCTCCGCATCCAACTGGAACGCCAGGGCGCGGGCCAGAACGGCCTGTTCCCCAGCCTCCGTGAGTACCACGACCGGTTCGGCCTTCGCGGCGATCACCTGGAGGCCAATCCGGACCTCTGGGTGATGCACCCCGGCCCGGTCAACCTCGGCGTCGAGCTCGCGGGCGAGGTCGCGGAGTCAGATCGCGCGGTGATCCTCAGCCAGGTCACCAACGGCGTCGCCGTACGCATGGCCGTGCTGTACCTCCTCGCCGGCGGGACCGCCGCGCGGATGCAGTCGGCCTCTGGCGGGGGCGAATGA
- the ppk1 gene encoding polyphosphate kinase 1, producing the protein MSPPRLMESAENPSDRPAPASGADTLPEGAPAEAGASSALPEAVAGEGVATLDVSAPILLEGPPEALGDKATMEPTLPQAVEPQPVPDGAPLDHPALLFNRELSWLDFNWRVFSQALDERTPLLERVTFLAITANNMDEFYRKRVGGLKRQIGARVRQLSPDGRLPTDQLEIARESARTMMTALDDVWTDTLLPRMAEEGIEIRSYDSLTEKQREKLDRHFLTQIFPILTPLAVDPGHPFPFISNLSLSLAFSLRHPTRETEHFARLKVPTARGRFLNVPGEPKHLIALEELIRHNASALFPGMVVEGVHAFRVTRNADVERNEEEADDLLSMISEELRERRFADIVRLEVESDMPKRARKLLTREMGLDKEDVLEVNGLIDLSGLFEMGKLDLPEHTYLPWEPVVPIRLRHREFEDEDDIFAAIREGDVLVHHPYESFAASTQRFIQEAADDPHVIAIKMTLYRTSQDSPIVQSLIRAAERGKQVAVLVELKARFDEENNIEWAQRLERAGAHVAYGLVGLKTHAKTALVVREERGDLRTYCHVGTGNYNPKTARVYTDFGLLTCREEIGADLIALFHHLTGLAPDQVYKTLHVAPRDLRGEFVRLIRREIDHQRLSGTGRIVAKMNALDDTGIIRELYRASRAGVQIDLIVRGHCRLRPGLPGYSENIRVVSIIGRFLEHSRIFYFHNDGDPDILIGSADWMRRNLDDRVEVIAEVEDEDAKARLSRTLKFCLEDNRLAWDLGPDGRYTQRQPAPGDPIRALHDTLMHRARRRTAENDRVWSLAG; encoded by the coding sequence ATGTCACCACCCCGCTTGATGGAATCCGCCGAGAACCCCTCCGACCGCCCCGCCCCCGCCTCTGGCGCCGATACCCTGCCGGAGGGCGCGCCCGCAGAAGCGGGGGCGTCGAGCGCGTTGCCCGAGGCCGTCGCGGGGGAGGGCGTCGCGACGCTGGACGTGAGCGCCCCGATCCTGCTGGAAGGACCGCCAGAGGCCCTCGGCGACAAGGCGACGATGGAGCCCACGCTGCCGCAGGCCGTGGAGCCGCAGCCCGTCCCGGACGGGGCGCCGCTGGACCACCCGGCGCTGTTGTTCAACCGCGAGCTGAGCTGGTTGGACTTCAACTGGCGCGTGTTCTCGCAGGCACTGGACGAGCGGACGCCGCTCTTGGAGCGCGTCACGTTCCTGGCGATCACGGCCAACAACATGGACGAGTTCTACCGCAAGCGCGTGGGGGGGCTCAAGCGGCAGATCGGCGCGCGCGTGCGGCAGCTCTCGCCCGATGGCCGCCTGCCGACCGATCAGTTGGAGATCGCTCGCGAGTCCGCCCGGACGATGATGACCGCTCTGGACGACGTGTGGACGGACACGCTCCTGCCTCGCATGGCCGAGGAGGGCATCGAGATCCGCAGCTACGACTCTCTGACCGAGAAGCAGCGCGAGAAGCTGGACCGGCACTTCCTCACGCAGATCTTCCCCATCCTGACGCCTCTGGCGGTGGACCCGGGGCACCCGTTCCCGTTTATCTCCAACCTCTCGCTCTCGCTCGCCTTCTCGCTGCGCCACCCCACGCGCGAGACCGAGCACTTCGCGCGGCTCAAGGTGCCGACCGCCAGAGGCCGGTTCTTGAACGTGCCCGGCGAGCCCAAGCACCTCATCGCGCTTGAAGAGCTGATCCGGCACAACGCCTCGGCGCTTTTCCCGGGCATGGTGGTGGAAGGCGTGCACGCCTTCCGCGTGACGCGCAACGCGGACGTGGAGCGCAACGAGGAGGAAGCCGACGACCTGCTCTCGATGATCTCGGAGGAACTCCGCGAGAGGCGCTTCGCGGACATCGTGCGCCTCGAAGTCGAGTCCGACATGCCCAAGCGGGCCCGCAAGCTGCTCACGCGCGAGATGGGGCTGGACAAGGAGGACGTGCTCGAGGTCAATGGTCTGATTGACCTTTCGGGCCTCTTCGAGATGGGCAAGCTGGATCTGCCGGAGCACACGTACCTGCCCTGGGAGCCCGTCGTGCCGATCCGGCTCCGGCACCGGGAATTCGAGGACGAGGACGACATCTTTGCGGCCATCCGCGAGGGTGACGTGCTGGTGCACCACCCGTACGAGTCGTTCGCGGCCAGCACGCAGCGCTTTATCCAGGAAGCCGCGGACGATCCGCACGTCATCGCGATCAAGATGACGCTCTACCGCACGAGCCAGGACAGCCCCATCGTGCAGTCGCTTATTCGCGCGGCCGAGCGCGGCAAGCAGGTGGCGGTACTGGTAGAGCTCAAAGCGCGCTTCGACGAGGAGAACAACATCGAGTGGGCGCAGCGGCTGGAGCGCGCGGGCGCGCACGTGGCCTACGGACTTGTGGGCCTGAAGACGCACGCGAAGACGGCGCTCGTCGTGCGCGAGGAGAGAGGGGACCTGCGCACGTACTGCCACGTCGGGACGGGGAACTACAACCCGAAAACAGCCCGCGTATACACGGACTTCGGCCTGCTGACCTGCCGCGAGGAGATCGGCGCCGACCTTATCGCGCTGTTCCACCACCTGACCGGCCTGGCGCCGGACCAGGTGTACAAAACGCTCCACGTGGCGCCTCGCGATCTGCGGGGTGAGTTCGTGCGGCTGATCCGCCGCGAGATCGACCACCAGCGGCTCAGCGGGACCGGCCGGATCGTGGCGAAGATGAACGCGCTGGACGATACCGGCATCATCCGTGAGTTGTACCGCGCCAGCCGCGCGGGCGTGCAGATCGACCTCATCGTGCGTGGGCACTGCCGCTTGCGGCCGGGCCTTCCGGGCTACTCCGAGAACATCCGCGTGGTGTCCATCATCGGCCGTTTTCTGGAGCACAGCCGCATCTTCTACTTCCACAACGACGGCGACCCCGACATCCTCATCGGCTCCGCCGACTGGATGCGCCGCAACCTCGACGACCGCGTGGAGGTGATCGCCGAGGTAGAGGACGAGGACGCCAAAGCCCGCCTCTCGCGCACGCTCAAGTTCTGCCTGGAGGACAACCGCCTCGCGTGGGACCTCGGCCCGGACGGCCGCTACACCCAGCGCCAGCCCGCCCCCGGCGACCCGATCCGCGCGTTGCACGACACGCTGATGCACCGCGCCCGGCGCCGGACGGCCGAGAACGACCGCGTGTGGAGCCTCGCGGGGTAG
- a CDS encoding plastocyanin/azurin family copper-binding protein, translated as MRALLLLTAFFAFSACGGGEVTPSPDQEAIFADTVDVELVVPAEKNAMAYAVGEISAPAGARVRLVMDNTETTSRAMIHNVVVLNTAAAIDRVGKAAAGAADNIPEDPAIVVNTPLAGPGERQAVVFTMPPPGRYPFICTYPGHFQYMQGVLVSTAPEAGPDEASGDDSGNE; from the coding sequence ATGCGCGCGCTTCTCCTCCTGACAGCCTTCTTTGCATTCTCCGCCTGCGGCGGGGGCGAGGTGACCCCGAGCCCGGATCAGGAAGCCATCTTCGCTGATACGGTAGACGTCGAACTCGTCGTGCCCGCGGAGAAGAACGCGATGGCCTACGCGGTCGGCGAGATCTCCGCTCCGGCGGGCGCCCGCGTGCGCCTCGTGATGGACAACACGGAGACGACGAGCCGCGCGATGATCCACAACGTCGTCGTGCTCAACACGGCCGCCGCCATCGACCGCGTGGGGAAGGCTGCAGCGGGGGCGGCGGACAACATCCCGGAGGACCCGGCCATCGTCGTCAACACGCCTCTGGCGGGACCGGGCGAGCGCCAGGCCGTCGTCTTCACGATGCCGCCCCCCGGGCGCTACCCGTTTATCTGCACGTACCCCGGCCACTTCCAGTACATGCAGGGCGTGCTGGTCTCGACGGCGCCAGAGGCCGGTCCCGATGAAGCCTCGGGCGATGACTCGGGCAATGAGTAG
- a CDS encoding HNH endonuclease, with the protein MPHGIQSAKEIREDVLHRLRSGADSVIRMPGRALNYRVNDLHVVNLRAASQKSADKYWFDVTPEFYEAPTVDFFVYACGSAAAAYIFPVQDFARMIDGASLGGQKQVPNFTLYVDTHEFEPAGRARSTHRVSEFYNRWEPLFGSDSDPDAPASEPSDYSLPDIGGRVAEPPPRALSVTERIIRDTALAKSVKEAAGYECGLCGIRLLLGPGKPYAESHHVRPLGGSHSGLDVRDNILCVCPNCHVLLDYGAVKLDPDRHPSLSTESVRYHNAVIAKSTAA; encoded by the coding sequence ATGCCTCACGGAATCCAGAGCGCAAAAGAGATTAGAGAGGACGTTCTTCACCGACTCCGCAGCGGTGCTGACAGCGTAATCCGTATGCCGGGCCGCGCCCTCAACTACAGAGTCAATGATCTCCATGTCGTCAACCTTCGGGCTGCTAGCCAGAAGTCGGCGGACAAGTACTGGTTCGATGTGACACCTGAGTTTTACGAGGCTCCGACCGTTGACTTCTTCGTCTACGCCTGCGGGTCCGCTGCCGCTGCATACATCTTTCCGGTTCAGGACTTCGCCCGAATGATTGACGGAGCTAGCCTCGGAGGTCAAAAGCAGGTGCCGAACTTCACGCTTTACGTGGACACCCACGAGTTCGAGCCTGCAGGTAGGGCGCGGTCCACGCACCGCGTTAGTGAGTTCTACAACCGTTGGGAGCCTCTCTTTGGCAGCGACTCAGACCCGGACGCTCCCGCTTCCGAGCCCAGCGACTATTCGCTGCCTGATATTGGAGGTCGCGTCGCGGAGCCTCCTCCGCGCGCCCTTTCTGTAACTGAGCGCATCATCCGGGACACTGCGCTGGCAAAGTCGGTGAAGGAGGCGGCAGGCTACGAGTGCGGACTTTGCGGCATCCGGCTTCTGCTCGGTCCAGGAAAACCATATGCGGAGTCTCATCACGTCAGGCCGCTCGGTGGCTCTCACTCTGGCCTCGATGTGCGAGACAACATCCTTTGCGTTTGCCCGAACTGTCACGTCCTCCTCGATTACGGCGCGGTCAAACTTGATCCTGATCGGCACCCAAGTCTCTCGACTGAGTCCGTCAGGTATCACAACGCAGTCATCGCTAAATCCACGGCAGCATAA
- a CDS encoding SRPBCC family protein, with translation MINLEVQTHIAAPPEVCFDLARDVDFHARSLAHTGERVTHRPEHSLLELGDEVEFEGRHLGVRQRLRARIVSFEKPHQFRDVMVRGAFRSFAHDHIFEPSASGTLMRDRLQFAAPLWPLGLAVERAVLRPYLARLIAARGREIKNAAEQTSSV, from the coding sequence ATGATCAATCTGGAAGTCCAGACGCACATCGCCGCCCCGCCCGAGGTCTGCTTCGACCTCGCCCGTGACGTCGATTTCCACGCCCGCTCGCTTGCTCACACCGGGGAGCGCGTCACACACCGCCCGGAGCACTCGCTGCTGGAGTTGGGGGATGAGGTTGAGTTCGAGGGACGGCACCTTGGCGTCCGACAGCGCCTCCGCGCGCGCATCGTGTCGTTCGAGAAGCCCCACCAGTTTCGCGACGTGATGGTGCGTGGTGCATTCCGCTCGTTCGCGCACGACCACATCTTCGAGCCATCGGCGAGCGGAACGCTCATGCGCGACCGGCTCCAGTTCGCCGCGCCGTTGTGGCCGCTCGGCCTCGCAGTAGAGCGCGCCGTACTCCGGCCGTACCTCGCTCGGCTCATCGCGGCGCGCGGTCGGGAGATCAAGAACGCCGCGGAGCAAACGTCGTCCGTGTAG
- the pyrR gene encoding bifunctional pyr operon transcriptional regulator/uracil phosphoribosyltransferase PyrR has product MSETSPGAPPLSPGDAPKALLMDAADVGRTLDRLARQIVEHLDDDAEPADRLALIGMQTRGAHLARRLRDRIEAFEGVRLPLGVLDATFYRDDLRLGPLAPAVSPTDIPFDLTDRRLVLIDDVVYTGRTTRAALDALLDLGRPASVRLLAFIDRGLRELPVAPDLVGREVPTEPDERVRVRLTEEDGVDGVWLVQKTSSGAPHAPAETA; this is encoded by the coding sequence ATGTCCGAGACCTCGCCCGGCGCTCCTCCCCTCTCCCCCGGCGACGCCCCCAAGGCCCTCCTCATGGACGCCGCCGACGTCGGGCGCACGCTGGACCGGCTGGCCCGCCAGATCGTGGAGCACCTGGACGACGACGCCGAGCCCGCGGACCGGCTCGCCCTGATCGGGATGCAGACCCGGGGCGCGCACCTCGCGCGGCGCCTGCGCGACCGCATCGAGGCGTTCGAAGGCGTCCGCCTCCCCCTCGGCGTACTCGACGCGACGTTCTACCGCGACGACCTTCGCCTCGGGCCTCTGGCGCCAGCCGTCTCCCCGACCGACATCCCGTTCGACCTCACGGACCGTCGGCTCGTCCTCATCGATGACGTGGTGTACACCGGCCGCACCACGCGCGCCGCGCTGGACGCCCTGCTCGACCTTGGCCGCCCCGCCAGCGTCCGGCTCCTGGCGTTTATCGACCGCGGCTTGCGCGAGCTGCCCGTCGCGCCCGACTTGGTGGGCCGCGAGGTGCCGACCGAGCCCGACGAACGCGTCCGCGTGCGCCTAACCGAAGAGGACGGCGTAGACGGCGTCTGGCTCGTACAAAAGACCTCCTCTGGCGCCCCCCACGCCCCCGCCGAGACCGCATGA
- the dnaG gene encoding DNA primase: MARISDSTIDEVRHASDIVDVISDRVKLKKQGRRFVGLCPFHNEKSPSFSVDPNEGLYYCFGCRRGGDTFKFVQEMEGVGFLDAVRLLADRAGIEIAEEGASPEDDHKASLHAALRFAARFYYEQLSKESGARALEYLKGRGFTPEAIRAFGIGAAPVGWDGLVTAASGAGFSTQILEDVGLAKPRNGGGHYDVFRDRLMFPILSPIGKVLGFGGRILPDTPTASDDYKPAKYINTPETEVYHKSRVLYGMKQAKRDIRTQQEVIVVEGYADVVSLWQAGIQNVVAASGTALTPQQMDGLSRLDVQRVVLLFDADDAGRSAARKGVEVTLDAGLAPYAVSLPDGADPDSFVRQFGADAFRTILRDERMDFVDFLVSGARREGALATPEGTLATAEKVLAAVRRVKNPILLDGYLRRAAQALDVPDADLRQQFEGTSGARAPRPKRQAELPPLAPEAAAPVVVSVRPQEHELLRLMLRHGIMMVEHVLTHMSLEEFAPGPVRQTVELLLEQFHEAKVDPQPFVQGEHGEAIRALVVEAIAERHQASDNWERKMGMEIAGKDPHPLKAANSAMKQLKMARVEEAIEDAKRHLLHAERLGGDTSDLQQQVVELATLRSQIDRGEFLTAA, encoded by the coding sequence ATGGCCCGCATCTCCGACAGCACCATCGACGAGGTCCGACACGCGTCGGACATCGTGGACGTGATCAGCGACCGCGTCAAACTGAAAAAGCAGGGGCGCCGGTTTGTGGGGCTGTGCCCGTTCCACAACGAGAAGTCGCCCAGCTTTTCCGTGGACCCCAACGAGGGGCTGTACTACTGCTTCGGGTGCCGCCGCGGCGGCGACACGTTCAAGTTCGTGCAGGAGATGGAAGGCGTGGGCTTCCTGGACGCCGTGCGGCTTCTGGCGGACCGCGCTGGCATCGAGATCGCCGAAGAGGGCGCCTCGCCAGAGGACGACCACAAGGCCTCGCTCCACGCCGCGCTCCGCTTTGCGGCGCGGTTCTACTACGAGCAACTCAGCAAGGAGAGCGGCGCCCGCGCGCTGGAGTACCTCAAGGGCCGCGGCTTCACGCCAGAGGCCATCCGGGCCTTTGGCATCGGCGCGGCGCCGGTGGGGTGGGACGGGCTCGTCACGGCCGCCTCTGGCGCGGGCTTCAGCACGCAGATCTTGGAAGATGTGGGGCTGGCCAAACCGCGCAACGGCGGGGGGCACTACGACGTGTTCCGCGACCGGCTCATGTTCCCCATCCTCTCGCCTATCGGGAAGGTGCTGGGCTTTGGCGGGCGCATCTTGCCGGACACGCCGACGGCCTCGGACGACTACAAGCCGGCCAAGTACATCAACACGCCCGAGACGGAGGTGTACCACAAGAGCCGCGTGCTTTACGGGATGAAGCAGGCCAAGCGCGACATCCGCACGCAGCAGGAGGTCATCGTCGTGGAGGGCTACGCCGACGTGGTCTCGCTGTGGCAGGCGGGCATCCAGAACGTCGTGGCCGCGAGCGGTACGGCGCTCACGCCGCAGCAAATGGACGGCCTCTCGCGGCTGGACGTGCAGCGCGTGGTGCTCCTGTTCGATGCCGACGACGCGGGCCGCAGCGCCGCCCGGAAAGGCGTGGAGGTGACGCTGGACGCCGGGCTCGCGCCCTACGCCGTCTCGCTACCCGACGGCGCCGACCCCGACTCGTTTGTCCGCCAGTTCGGCGCCGACGCGTTCCGCACCATCCTCCGCGATGAGCGGATGGACTTCGTGGACTTCCTGGTGAGCGGCGCCCGCCGCGAAGGCGCCCTCGCCACGCCAGAGGGCACGCTCGCGACCGCCGAGAAGGTGCTCGCCGCCGTCCGCCGCGTCAAGAACCCCATCCTCCTTGACGGCTACCTCCGCCGTGCCGCCCAGGCCCTCGACGTGCCCGACGCCGACCTCCGCCAGCAGTTCGAGGGCACGTCCGGTGCCCGCGCGCCCCGCCCAAAGCGTCAGGCCGAGCTCCCGCCTCTGGCGCCAGAGGCCGCCGCGCCCGTCGTCGTCTCGGTGCGTCCGCAGGAACACGAGCTGCTCCGCCTCATGCTCCGCCACGGGATCATGATGGTGGAGCATGTGCTGACTCACATGAGCCTGGAGGAGTTCGCGCCCGGCCCCGTTCGGCAGACCGTGGAGCTGCTGTTGGAGCAGTTCCACGAGGCCAAGGTGGACCCGCAGCCATTCGTGCAAGGGGAGCACGGCGAGGCCATCCGAGCGCTCGTCGTGGAGGCGATCGCCGAGCGGCACCAGGCTTCGGACAACTGGGAGCGTAAGATGGGAATGGAGATCGCAGGCAAGGACCCGCACCCGCTCAAAGCCGCCAACAGCGCGATGAAGCAGCTCAAAATGGCTCGCGTGGAAGAGGCCATCGAGGACGCCAAGCGGCACCTGCTCCACGCCGAGCGGCTGGGCGGCGACACCTCGGACCTCCAGCAGCAGGTCGTCGAGCTGGCGACTCTCCGCAGCCAGATCGACCGCGGCGAGTTCCTCACCGCCGCCTAG
- a CDS encoding GntR family transcriptional regulator, protein MITLDRDAPLSVGEQLVEQLRFQVAAGQYKPGDRLPSTRALGDQVGVSFHTVRKAYQRLADENLLEVRRGGGYFVSQPVPLSTAERMERGSATVQDALQKLVALGLDEEEMDYVVQEQLAYFERPGARRTLLFAGPYRELAEAGAEQASAALQERVEAVLVADLRRHAEADAVIAPLASIQVVKRAVPKAEVVGVDVRFPYDTLERVAQRAKGETVALITRSRDGAAPIEAALREQSGFDGAFIAITTDEERRRIEQVVRQADLVLYTPGARRRVRALAQTNERPHAEVAPVVTQESLERVRQTVGR, encoded by the coding sequence ATGATCACGCTGGACCGCGATGCCCCCCTTTCCGTCGGCGAGCAACTCGTCGAGCAGCTCCGCTTCCAGGTCGCGGCCGGGCAGTACAAGCCGGGCGACCGGCTACCGTCCACGCGCGCGCTGGGCGATCAGGTCGGCGTCTCGTTCCATACCGTCCGAAAGGCATACCAGCGGCTAGCGGACGAGAACCTCTTGGAAGTGCGCCGCGGCGGCGGCTATTTCGTGTCCCAGCCCGTCCCGCTGTCCACGGCGGAGCGGATGGAGCGCGGTTCGGCGACGGTCCAGGACGCGCTGCAGAAGCTCGTCGCTCTGGGCTTGGACGAGGAGGAGATGGACTACGTCGTGCAAGAGCAACTGGCCTACTTCGAGCGCCCCGGCGCGCGGCGTACGCTCCTGTTCGCGGGTCCGTACCGGGAGCTGGCCGAGGCCGGCGCCGAGCAGGCCAGCGCGGCGCTGCAAGAACGCGTCGAGGCCGTGTTGGTGGCCGACCTTCGCCGTCATGCGGAGGCCGACGCCGTGATCGCGCCTCTGGCGTCGATCCAGGTGGTCAAGCGCGCCGTTCCAAAGGCGGAGGTGGTGGGCGTGGACGTGCGGTTTCCGTACGACACGCTGGAACGCGTCGCGCAGCGCGCGAAGGGCGAGACCGTGGCGCTCATCACGCGCAGCCGCGACGGCGCCGCGCCCATTGAGGCCGCGTTGCGGGAGCAGTCCGGCTTCGACGGGGCGTTTATCGCCATCACGACCGACGAGGAGCGCCGCCGCATTGAGCAGGTGGTCCGCCAGGCCGACCTCGTGTTGTACACGCCCGGCGCCCGGCGCCGCGTACGCGCCCTCGCCCAGACCAACGAGCGCCCGCACGCCGAGGTCGCGCCCGTCGTCACGCAGGAATCGCTGGAACGCGTGCGGCAGACGGTGGGGCGCTAG
- a CDS encoding glycosyltransferase family 2 protein, giving the protein MPLSLLTLVRNRTAYLASLLDSLAHAPDPPAEVVVAVCGGEDPTPHLPETPFPVRLLDIGSDGDRIPYSHARNACARAATSDHILFLDADCLPAPGTLSALDDTLRAVDALAIAEVRYLPPGEHDLRDVDALYAESRPHPARPVPPESLWRLSDAHELAWGLCMAFRRETFTRLGGFDEGYGGYAGEDTDLAVAAREAGVPLAVVGGATVFHRHHDVFEPPVQQVEATLANAQRFRDKWGRWPMEGWLQGYVDLGLVEWSPEAERATLVRQPTEEEIEAARFTLARPFRDAQTA; this is encoded by the coding sequence ATGCCGCTCAGCCTCCTCACGCTTGTCCGCAACCGGACGGCCTACCTCGCCAGCCTGCTCGACTCACTCGCGCACGCGCCCGATCCCCCCGCCGAGGTCGTCGTGGCCGTATGCGGAGGGGAGGACCCCACACCGCACCTTCCTGAGACGCCGTTCCCCGTCCGCCTGCTGGACATCGGCAGCGACGGCGACCGCATCCCGTACAGCCACGCGCGGAACGCCTGCGCCCGCGCCGCCACGTCCGACCACATCCTCTTCCTCGACGCCGACTGCCTGCCGGCCCCCGGCACACTCTCCGCGCTGGACGACACGCTGCGCGCCGTCGACGCCCTCGCCATCGCCGAAGTCCGCTACCTCCCGCCTGGAGAGCACGACCTTCGGGACGTAGATGCGCTCTACGCTGAAAGCCGGCCTCACCCCGCCCGGCCTGTCCCACCGGAGAGCCTTTGGCGCTTGAGCGACGCGCACGAACTCGCCTGGGGCCTGTGCATGGCGTTCCGACGCGAGACGTTTACCCGGCTCGGCGGCTTTGACGAGGGCTACGGCGGCTACGCCGGCGAGGACACGGACCTAGCCGTCGCCGCACGAGAGGCAGGCGTGCCTCTCGCGGTCGTCGGCGGCGCCACGGTGTTCCACCGGCACCATGACGTGTTCGAGCCTCCCGTGCAGCAAGTTGAGGCCACGCTCGCCAACGCGCAGCGCTTCCGCGACAAGTGGGGACGCTGGCCCATGGAGGGATGGCTCCAGGGCTACGTCGACCTCGGCCTTGTCGAGTGGTCGCCAGAGGCCGAGCGCGCCACGCTCGTGCGCCAGCCCACCGAAGAAGAGATCGAGGCCGCGAGGTTCACGCTGGCGCGGCCATTTAGGGACGCTCAAACGGCGTAG